In Rhipicephalus microplus isolate Deutch F79 chromosome 7, USDA_Rmic, whole genome shotgun sequence, one genomic interval encodes:
- the LOC119180107 gene encoding uncharacterized protein LOC119180107, whose protein sequence is MNTLVVLTTLSTLVAAAYAGGLVAYGLGGGHGGWGNGWGNGWGNGWGNGWGSGWGSGWKHGGGLSGVGLGGSVVLLNGGHGGYGKVVAGPSFLVKTVHHVSKLSGGGAVVAHSGLGGGYVVGPLVAVTVVGNGGGHGGGYGYGGGYGHKG, encoded by the exons ATGAACACTTTG GTCGTCCTCACTACTCTTTCCACTCTCGTGGCCGCTGCTTATGCCGGCGGGCTGGTTGCCTATGGCTTGGGAGGCGGTCACGGTGGCTGGGGCAACGGCTGGGGCAACGGCTGGGGCAACGGCTGGGGCAACGGCTGGGGCAGCGGCTGGGGCAGCGGCTGGAAACATGGCGGTGGCCTGAGCGGGGTCGGCCTCGGCGGCAGCGTGGTCCTGCTGAACGGTGGCCATGGCGGGTACGGCAAGGTTGTGGCCGGACCGTCCTTTCTCGTGAAGACCGTGCACCACGTGAGCAAGCTCAgcggcggtggcgctgtggtCGCCCACAGTGGTCTCGGAGGCGGCTACGTCGTGGGACCCCTGGTGGCCGTGACGGTGGTGGGCAATGGCGGAGGCCACGGTGGAGGCTACGGTTACGGCGGCGGCTACGGCCACAAGGGATAA